From the genome of Vicia villosa cultivar HV-30 ecotype Madison, WI linkage group LG2, Vvil1.0, whole genome shotgun sequence, one region includes:
- the LOC131651408 gene encoding aspartic proteinase CDR1-like, whose translation MSHFLLFIFIFICISCLLVISHATNSGFSVELIHRDSLRSPLYNPTQTQFQRNFNVVHRSINRANYFYKKLSSTKNNLGSYMPSDNGGQYLMGYSVGTPPFKVYGIVDTGSNLNWLQCKPCNPCYNQTSPIFDPSKSSSYKNIPCSSKTCKSMENTSCSYRRDACQYTLDYGHGTYTNGDLSVETFTLDTASGSFVSFPKIVMGCGHNNGNSMYNGPSSGIIGFGNGDTSLIKQLGSSIGGKFSYCLIDDYNSKSKRSSKLSFGDDAIVSGDNVVSTPMVKMIGNFTKDNYFVTMKAFSVGNKRIKYKGFKRVWTNASTDNIIIDSGTPICILPHRVYYRMESVIKKMVKLPRFKDPTGIFPLCYNTTSKQNFPPITAHFKGGDVKLDSRGSFYSLDKGVECFAFRPYKNGLGIFGNLAQVNHLVGYDLNKNIVSFKPMDCTKY comes from the coding sequence ATGTcccattttttactttttatctttatttttatttgtatatctTGTTTACTCGTTATTTCTCATGCAACAAACAGTGGTTTTAGTGTTGAACTCATTCACCGTGATTCTTTAAGATCACCCCTTTATAATCCCACGCAAACTcaatttcaaagaaatttcaatgTTGTGCACCGATCTATCAATCGCGCTAATTATTTCTACAAAAAACTTTCTTCTACTAAAAACAATCTCGGGTCATATATGCCCTCTGATAACGGCGGTCAGTATCTCATGGGTTATTCAGTTGGTACCCCACCATTTAAGGTTTATGGGATTGTGGATACAGGTAGTAACTTAAATTGGCTTCAATGCAAACCTTGTAATCCATGTTACAACCAAACTTCTCCTATTTTTGATCCTTCAAAATCTTCGAGTTACAAAAATATTCCATGCTCTTCTAAAACATGCAAATCTATGGAAAATACTTCTTGTTCTTATCGTAGAGATGCTTGCCAATATACATTGGATTATGGTCATGGAACATATACAAATGGAGATCTTAGTGTAGAGACTTTTACATTGGATACTGCATCAGGCTCTTTTGTCTCATTTCCTAAAATTGTTATGGGATGCGGACACAATAATGGGAATTCAATGTATAATGGTCCAAGTTCTGGTATAATTGGTTTTGGAAATGGAGATACATCACTAATAAAACAATTAGGATCTTCAATTGGGGGAAAATTCTCATATTGTTTAATTGATGATTACAATAGCAAGTCTAAAAGATCTAGTAAACTCAGTTTTGGAGATGATGCTATTGTTAGCGGTGATAATGTTGTTTCAACTCCTATGGTCAAAATGATAGGGAATTTTACAAAAGACAATTACTTCGTAACCATGAAAGCATTTAGTGTGGGAAATAAAAGAATAAAGTATAAAGGGTTCAAGCGTGTATGGACAAATGCTTCTACCGATAACATCATAATTGACTCTGGTACACCTATATGTATTCTTCCACATCGTGTTTACTATAGGATGGAATCAGTTATAAAAAAAATGGTCAAATTACCGCGCTTTAAAGATCCCACAGGTATATTTCCCCTTTGTTACAATACCACATCAAAACAAAATTTTCCACCAATTACAGCACATTTTAAAGGCGGAGATGTTAAGTTAGATTCTCGCGGAAGCTTTTATTCCCTAGACAAAGGGGTGGAATGCTTTGCATTTCGCCCGTATAAAAATGGATTAGGAATCTTTGGAAATTTGGCACAAGTGAATCATTTGGTTGGTTATGACCTCAACAAAAATATTGTTTCTTTCAAACCCATGGATTGTACTAAATATTGA
- the LOC131651409 gene encoding aspartic proteinase CDR1-like has protein sequence MSHFLHFIFIFICISCLLVISHATNSGFSVELIHRDSLRSPLYNPTQTQFQRNFNVVHRSINRANYFYKKLSSTKNNLGSYMPSDNGGQYLMGYSVGTPPFKVYGIVDTGSNLNWLQCKPCNPCYNQTSPIFDPSKSSSYKNIPCSSKTCKSMENTSCSYRRDACQYTLDYGHGTYTNGDLSVETFTLDTASGSFVSFPKIVMGCGHNNGNSMYNGPSSGIIGFGNGDTSLIKQLGSSIGGKFSYCLIDDYNSKSKRSSKLSFGDDAIVSGDNVVSTPMVKMIGNFTKDNYFVTMKAFSVGNKRIKYKGFKRVWTNASTDNIIIDSGTPICILPHRVYYRMESVIKKMVKLPRFKDPTGIFPLCYNTTSKQNFPPITAHFKGGDVKLDSRGSFYSLDKGVECFAFRPYKNGLGIFGNLAQVNHLVGYDLNKNIVSFKPMDCTKY, from the coding sequence ATGTCCCATTTTTtacattttatctttatttttatttgtatatctTGTTTACTCGTTATTTCTCATGCAACAAACAGTGGTTTTAGTGTTGAACTCATTCACCGTGATTCTTTAAGATCACCCCTTTATAATCCCACGCAAACTcaatttcaaagaaatttcaatgTTGTGCACCGATCTATCAATCGCGCTAATTATTTCTACAAAAAACTTTCTTCTACTAAAAACAATCTCGGGTCATATATGCCCTCTGATAACGGCGGTCAGTATCTCATGGGTTATTCAGTTGGTACCCCACCATTTAAGGTTTATGGGATTGTGGATACAGGTAGTAACTTAAATTGGCTTCAATGCAAACCTTGTAATCCATGTTACAACCAAACTTCTCCTATTTTTGATCCTTCAAAATCTTCGAGTTACAAAAATATTCCATGCTCTTCTAAAACATGCAAATCTATGGAAAATACTTCTTGTTCTTATCGTAGAGATGCTTGCCAATATACATTGGATTATGGTCATGGAACATATACAAATGGAGATCTTAGTGTAGAGACTTTTACATTGGATACTGCATCAGGCTCTTTTGTCTCATTTCCTAAAATTGTTATGGGATGCGGACACAATAATGGGAATTCAATGTATAATGGTCCAAGTTCTGGTATAATTGGTTTTGGAAATGGAGATACATCACTAATAAAACAATTAGGATCTTCAATTGGGGGAAAATTCTCATATTGTTTAATTGATGATTACAATAGCAAGTCTAAAAGATCTAGTAAACTCAGTTTTGGAGATGATGCTATTGTTAGCGGTGATAATGTTGTTTCAACTCCTATGGTCAAAATGATAGGGAATTTTACAAAAGACAATTACTTCGTAACCATGAAAGCATTTAGTGTGGGAAATAAAAGAATAAAGTATAAAGGGTTCAAGCGTGTATGGACAAATGCTTCTACCGATAACATCATAATTGACTCTGGTACACCTATATGTATTCTTCCACATCGTGTTTACTATAGGATGGAATCAGTTATAAAAAAAATGGTCAAATTACCGCGCTTTAAAGATCCCACAGGTATATTTCCCCTTTGTTACAATACCACATCAAAACAAAATTTTCCACCAATTACAGCACATTTTAAAGGCGGAGATGTTAAGTTAGATTCTCGCGGAAGCTTTTATTCCCTAGACAAAGGGGTGGAATGCTTTGCATTTCGCCCGTATAAAAATGGATTAGGAATCTTTGGAAATTTGGCACAAGTGAATCATTTGGTTGGTTATGACCTCAACAAAAATATTGTTTCTTTCAAACCCATGGATTGTACTAAATATTGA